In Oryza brachyantha chromosome 1, ObraRS2, whole genome shotgun sequence, the following are encoded in one genomic region:
- the LOC102700113 gene encoding vacuolar protein sorting-associated protein 53 A isoform X2 has protein sequence MDKSSALEYINQMFPTEASLSGVEPLMQKIQSEIRRVDASILAAVRQQSNSGTKAKEELAAATNAVQELMHKIHEIKTKAEQSESMVQEICRDIKKLDCAKRHITTTITALHRLTMLVSAVEQLQVMASKRQYKEAAAQLEAVNQLCSHFEAYRDVPKITELSEKFKNIKKILKSHVFSDFSSLGTGKETEDATLLQQLSDACLVVDALEPSVREELVKNFCSKELTSYKQIFEGAELAKLDKTERRYAWIKRRLRSNEDTWKIFPPSWHVDYLLCIQFCKITRAQLIDILNNLKEKPDVATLLLALQRTLEFEEELAEKFSGGATSTRNKESASDDENEDTGRNKIVSDIRKKYEKKLAVPNDETEHDKDKQKDLSIPGAGFNFHGIISSCFEPYMSVYIELEEKSLVDQLDKLIQEEKWETEEGSQTNILSSSMQVFLVIRRSLNRCSALTKNETLFNLFQVFQRVLKAYASKLYARLPKGGTGIVAAATGTDGLIRTSDRDEKMICYIVNTAEYCHQTSGELAENVAKMINPQFADKVDISEVQDEFSALITKALMTLVHGLETKFDAEMVAMTRVPWSTLESVGDQSEYVNGISSILSSSIPVLGNLLSPTYFQYFLDKLAASLGPRFYLNIYKCKHISETGAQQMLLDTQAVKTILLDIPALGKQSTVAASYSKFVNREMSKAEALLKVILSPVDSVANTYRALLPEGTPLEFQRILDLKGLKKADQQTILEDFNKHSPSIKHPTVAPTVAPPVPTASVHIAPVATPAVSVTPSMATLTGALSNREDVLARAAALGRGAATTGFKRFLALTEAAKDRKDGPFRKLFNA, from the exons ATGGACAAGTCGAGCGCCCTCGAGTACATCAACCAGATGTTCCCCACAG AGGCGTCGTTGTCGGGCGTCGAGCCGCTGATGCAGAAGATACAGAGCGAGATTCGACGGGTGGACGCCagcatcctcgccgccgtccggcaGCAG AGCAACTCTGGAACCAAGGCCAAGGAAGAACTTGCTGCAGCAACAAATGCTGTTCAG GAACTGATGCACAAGATACATGAGATAAAAACTAAGGCAGAACAAAGTGAATCGATGGTTCAAGAAATTTGTCGTGACATAAAAAAGCTGGATTGTGCCAAGAGACATATAACAACTACAATAACTGCTCTCCACCGTCTTACTATGCTTG TTTCTGCTGTTGAGCAACTTCAGGTCATGGCCTCAAAACGTCAGTACAAAGAAGCAGCTGCACAACTGGAG GCAGTAAATCAGCTGTGCAGTCATTTTGAAGCATATAGGGACGTGCCGAAGATAACAGAGCTCAGTGAGAAATTCAAGAATATCAAGAAAATCCTCAAATCTCATGTGTTTTCTGATTTTTCAAG CTTAGGGACTGGGAAGGAAACAGAGGATGCAACTCTACTGCAGCAGCTATCTGATGCTTGCTTGGTGGTTGATGCTTTGGAGCCATCTGTGAGGGAAGAGCTAGTTAAGAATTTTTGCAGCAAGGAGCTTACCTCATATAAGCAGATCTTTGAAGGAGCAG AACTTGCCAAATTAGATAAAACTGAAAGGAGATATGCATGGATTAAGCGTCGACTACGGTCAAACGAGGATACCTGGAAAATATTCCCACCATCTTGGCATGTTGACTATCTATTGTGCATTCAGTTCTGTAAAATTACAAG GGCCCAGCTTATTGATATTCTCAACAATTTGAAAGAAAAGCCAGATGTTGCGACTTTGTTACTG GCATTACAGAGAACACTTGAGTTTGAGGAAGAATTAGCGGAGAAATTCAGTGGTGGAGCGACGAGCACTCGGAATAAAGAGTCAGCAAGTGATGATGAAAATGAGGACACCGGGCGTAATAAAATTGTTTCAGACATTCGGAAGAAATATGAGAAGAAACTGGCAGTGCCAAATGATGAAACTGAACAT GACAAAGACAAGCAGAAAGATTTATCGATTCCTGGTGCTGGT TTCAACTTCCATGGAATTATATCGTCTTGTTTTGAACCATATATGAGTGTGTACATAGAACTTGAGGAGAAATCTCTAGTTGATCAGTTAGATAAACTTATTCAG GAAGAAAAATGGGAGACAGAGGAAGGGAGTCAAACAAATATTCTGTCAAGCAGCATGCAG GTGTTCTTGGTAATTAGGAGAAGCTTAAATAGGTGCAGTGCGTTAACAAAGAACGAGACATTATTTAACTTGTTTCAG gTATTTCAAAGAGTACTTAAAGCCTATGCATCGAAGTTATATGCTAGGTTACCGAAAGGTGGTACTGGGATTGTTGCAGCTGCTACTGGTACTGATGGGCTGATCAGG ACCTCCGATCGAGATGAGAAAATGATATGTTATATTGTTAACACTGCAGAATACTGTCACCAAACG TCTGGTGAGCTAGCTGAGAATGTTGCTAAGATGATTAACCCCCAGTTTGCTGACAAAGTGGACATCTCTGAAGTTCAG GATGAATTCTCAGCTTTGATCACAAAAGCGTTGATGACACTTGTGCATGGCCTTGAAACCAAGTTTGATGCTGAAATGGTTGCAATGACTCGCGTACCATGGTCAACCCTTGAAAGTGTTGGCGACCAATCAGA ATACGTGAATGGTATTAGCTCTATTCTGTCCAGCAGTATTCCTGTTCTCGGCAACCTGCTTTCACCAACTTACTTTCAGTATTTCCTGGACAAA TTGGCAGCCTCTCTTGGACCTCGGTTTTAtctcaatatatataagtgcAAGCATATATCAGAAACCGGTGCACAGCAG ATGCTTTTGGATACACAAGCTGTAAAGACAATTCTATTAGACATACCAGCCCTTGGAAAACAG AGTACTGTTGCGGCTAGCTACTCCAAGTTTGTAAACCGGGAAATGAGTAAAGCGGAAGCACTCCTAAAG GTTATTTTGTCACCAGTTGATTCCGTTGCCAACACTTACCGTGCTCTCCTTCCCGAAGGAACACCTCTCGAATTCCAAAGGATACTTGATCTCAAG GGCTTGAAGAAAGCAGACCAGCAAACTATACTGGAGGACTTCAACAAGCACAGCCCCAGCATCAAACACCCTACCGTGGCTCCAACGGTGGCACCACCAGTCCCCACTGCATCCGTCCACATTGCACCGGTGGCCACCCCGGCCGTTTCGGTCACACCAAGCATGGCTACCTTGACCGGAGCTCTGTCCAACCGAGAGGAcgtgctcgcccgcgccgcggcgcttGGGCGGGGCGCCGCCACTACGGGGTTCAAGAGGTTCCTTGCATTGACAGAGGCGGCCAAGGATCGAAAGGACGGGCCATTTCGCAAGCTGTTCAATgcctag
- the LOC102700113 gene encoding vacuolar protein sorting-associated protein 53 A isoform X1, translating to MDKSSALEYINQMFPTEASLSGVEPLMQKIQSEIRRVDASILAAVRQQSNSGTKAKEELAAATNAVQELMHKIHEIKTKAEQSESMVQEICRDIKKLDCAKRHITTTITALHRLTMLVSAVEQLQVMASKRQYKEAAAQLEAVNQLCSHFEAYRDVPKITELSEKFKNIKKILKSHVFSDFSSLGTGKETEDATLLQQLSDACLVVDALEPSVREELVKNFCSKELTSYKQIFEGAELAKLDKTERRYAWIKRRLRSNEDTWKIFPPSWHVDYLLCIQFCKITRAQLIDILNNLKEKPDVATLLLALQRTLEFEEELAEKFSGGATSTRNKESASDDENEDTGRNKIVSDIRKKYEKKLAVPNDETEHQDKDKQKDLSIPGAGFNFHGIISSCFEPYMSVYIELEEKSLVDQLDKLIQEEKWETEEGSQTNILSSSMQVFLVIRRSLNRCSALTKNETLFNLFQVFQRVLKAYASKLYARLPKGGTGIVAAATGTDGLIRTSDRDEKMICYIVNTAEYCHQTSGELAENVAKMINPQFADKVDISEVQDEFSALITKALMTLVHGLETKFDAEMVAMTRVPWSTLESVGDQSEYVNGISSILSSSIPVLGNLLSPTYFQYFLDKLAASLGPRFYLNIYKCKHISETGAQQMLLDTQAVKTILLDIPALGKQSTVAASYSKFVNREMSKAEALLKVILSPVDSVANTYRALLPEGTPLEFQRILDLKGLKKADQQTILEDFNKHSPSIKHPTVAPTVAPPVPTASVHIAPVATPAVSVTPSMATLTGALSNREDVLARAAALGRGAATTGFKRFLALTEAAKDRKDGPFRKLFNA from the exons ATGGACAAGTCGAGCGCCCTCGAGTACATCAACCAGATGTTCCCCACAG AGGCGTCGTTGTCGGGCGTCGAGCCGCTGATGCAGAAGATACAGAGCGAGATTCGACGGGTGGACGCCagcatcctcgccgccgtccggcaGCAG AGCAACTCTGGAACCAAGGCCAAGGAAGAACTTGCTGCAGCAACAAATGCTGTTCAG GAACTGATGCACAAGATACATGAGATAAAAACTAAGGCAGAACAAAGTGAATCGATGGTTCAAGAAATTTGTCGTGACATAAAAAAGCTGGATTGTGCCAAGAGACATATAACAACTACAATAACTGCTCTCCACCGTCTTACTATGCTTG TTTCTGCTGTTGAGCAACTTCAGGTCATGGCCTCAAAACGTCAGTACAAAGAAGCAGCTGCACAACTGGAG GCAGTAAATCAGCTGTGCAGTCATTTTGAAGCATATAGGGACGTGCCGAAGATAACAGAGCTCAGTGAGAAATTCAAGAATATCAAGAAAATCCTCAAATCTCATGTGTTTTCTGATTTTTCAAG CTTAGGGACTGGGAAGGAAACAGAGGATGCAACTCTACTGCAGCAGCTATCTGATGCTTGCTTGGTGGTTGATGCTTTGGAGCCATCTGTGAGGGAAGAGCTAGTTAAGAATTTTTGCAGCAAGGAGCTTACCTCATATAAGCAGATCTTTGAAGGAGCAG AACTTGCCAAATTAGATAAAACTGAAAGGAGATATGCATGGATTAAGCGTCGACTACGGTCAAACGAGGATACCTGGAAAATATTCCCACCATCTTGGCATGTTGACTATCTATTGTGCATTCAGTTCTGTAAAATTACAAG GGCCCAGCTTATTGATATTCTCAACAATTTGAAAGAAAAGCCAGATGTTGCGACTTTGTTACTG GCATTACAGAGAACACTTGAGTTTGAGGAAGAATTAGCGGAGAAATTCAGTGGTGGAGCGACGAGCACTCGGAATAAAGAGTCAGCAAGTGATGATGAAAATGAGGACACCGGGCGTAATAAAATTGTTTCAGACATTCGGAAGAAATATGAGAAGAAACTGGCAGTGCCAAATGATGAAACTGAACAT CAGGACAAAGACAAGCAGAAAGATTTATCGATTCCTGGTGCTGGT TTCAACTTCCATGGAATTATATCGTCTTGTTTTGAACCATATATGAGTGTGTACATAGAACTTGAGGAGAAATCTCTAGTTGATCAGTTAGATAAACTTATTCAG GAAGAAAAATGGGAGACAGAGGAAGGGAGTCAAACAAATATTCTGTCAAGCAGCATGCAG GTGTTCTTGGTAATTAGGAGAAGCTTAAATAGGTGCAGTGCGTTAACAAAGAACGAGACATTATTTAACTTGTTTCAG gTATTTCAAAGAGTACTTAAAGCCTATGCATCGAAGTTATATGCTAGGTTACCGAAAGGTGGTACTGGGATTGTTGCAGCTGCTACTGGTACTGATGGGCTGATCAGG ACCTCCGATCGAGATGAGAAAATGATATGTTATATTGTTAACACTGCAGAATACTGTCACCAAACG TCTGGTGAGCTAGCTGAGAATGTTGCTAAGATGATTAACCCCCAGTTTGCTGACAAAGTGGACATCTCTGAAGTTCAG GATGAATTCTCAGCTTTGATCACAAAAGCGTTGATGACACTTGTGCATGGCCTTGAAACCAAGTTTGATGCTGAAATGGTTGCAATGACTCGCGTACCATGGTCAACCCTTGAAAGTGTTGGCGACCAATCAGA ATACGTGAATGGTATTAGCTCTATTCTGTCCAGCAGTATTCCTGTTCTCGGCAACCTGCTTTCACCAACTTACTTTCAGTATTTCCTGGACAAA TTGGCAGCCTCTCTTGGACCTCGGTTTTAtctcaatatatataagtgcAAGCATATATCAGAAACCGGTGCACAGCAG ATGCTTTTGGATACACAAGCTGTAAAGACAATTCTATTAGACATACCAGCCCTTGGAAAACAG AGTACTGTTGCGGCTAGCTACTCCAAGTTTGTAAACCGGGAAATGAGTAAAGCGGAAGCACTCCTAAAG GTTATTTTGTCACCAGTTGATTCCGTTGCCAACACTTACCGTGCTCTCCTTCCCGAAGGAACACCTCTCGAATTCCAAAGGATACTTGATCTCAAG GGCTTGAAGAAAGCAGACCAGCAAACTATACTGGAGGACTTCAACAAGCACAGCCCCAGCATCAAACACCCTACCGTGGCTCCAACGGTGGCACCACCAGTCCCCACTGCATCCGTCCACATTGCACCGGTGGCCACCCCGGCCGTTTCGGTCACACCAAGCATGGCTACCTTGACCGGAGCTCTGTCCAACCGAGAGGAcgtgctcgcccgcgccgcggcgcttGGGCGGGGCGCCGCCACTACGGGGTTCAAGAGGTTCCTTGCATTGACAGAGGCGGCCAAGGATCGAAAGGACGGGCCATTTCGCAAGCTGTTCAATgcctag